The Bactrocera dorsalis isolate Fly_Bdor chromosome 2, ASM2337382v1, whole genome shotgun sequence region ATGACCAAAAATCCAATAAAACTGTCCCAGTCCCGAGGTACCGagtatttagaccccggtacctatagttgacttttgatcgaaaaaatgtaatataaatgattgaaattaagaaataatccttctcttataatggtatgtctgtatgtcaaaaatgggttgaatcggaccaatacttcccttagcctccatatacttaatataaagattttcgaacttccgggtgactttataccgcatatatcggccaatatgtgagatatctcaataaaaataagagacCGTGTTTAAATCagaacagtgtatctttgtacaTAAAATAGATAActttgaaagaaaagaaaaaatttcaaatatttttcaaatgcattttttttatttgcaacccTGCCGAGACCTGCACGAGACGATGTTTTCCATCATGACAACGCTCGGCCTCTTAAAACAAACTACATATGTAAGACACCAAACATTGGCTTGATTCCTTCTTGGTCACCAAACAGTATTTGATAGATATTTTTGTTCACCAATTTAAGTTTGaagatttttattaacaaaacagaaaattatctgcttcattttcaaaaatgttagaGGAAAATTGTTGACTTCGAAcgtacaaacaaaatataaatttgattgCAAATTCAAATGaataatgttactcatacgacatgtcATACGCCGTTTCACTCAAATGAGCGATGTTACTCATACCACATGTCAAACGCGGTTTGactgattttaaatttaattctctTTCTTTCTCATTCCATATTTCAGCTTAAATAGCCACCACAAACAACGGTCCCTAACTacgcaagcacacacacaaacacagtcACACAGCCATTCATATCAGTGCTTGCAAGATGTCCACCCACCAGCACACCATCCAACGCACCCTGTATGCGCCGACATTATTGCTCGCCACCTCAGCCGCTTTTTTAGCGCTCATCGCTTACGCTGACGCAAAATCGACGGGCATAGttttaacacaacaacaacaacagcaaccaaatACACTACTCAGCGAAATCGATAATGACGATATGCGAGACAATGATTTGGGCGATGGCGCGAACTATGACAAACGCATGGAACGTTATGCATTCGGCTTGGGACGTCGCGCCTACACATACACCAACGGCGGCAACGGGATGAAACGTCTGCCAGTCTACAATTTCGGTCTGGGCAAACGCGCAAGGCCCTACTCGTTCGGATTGGGCAAGCGTGGTGAATATGATGAAGATCAGTACATCGATGACTTGTTGAATGGCAACGCTAACGAAATGGCATTTTTTGGTGAGTGCacggaaattttttaataaaaataaaaatattcattgcTTTAATTTCACATTGCAGACGAGAAACGCAACCGACCCTACAGCTTTGGTTTGGGCAAACGCTCGCTGCAAGAGCCACCACCACACCGATACGGTTTCGGCCTGGGACGCCGTTAAATGCCGTATGCACAAgcagacacctccaaaacaaaaataaaacagcaatcATGAACAAACACTAACGCAAACACATGTACATCGGAAGTGCTCGTTTTTGGTCGGCGAGTGAAAGCGTGCGAActgaaagttgaatttacatGCGGGCATCATTTGACTTTTGGTGGCGACCCacgaaaaaaaattgcgaaaagtcaactgaaaacaaaatatacacatatacatatatatttatattactatTAGCATTTATTACTAGTCAGCAATGAACGATTGGCTGATTTGAAAGCCAGATTGGTTGGGTACAGGGCAGAGTTTCCACGCCGTCTGGCTTTCAAATGTGCCGCTCTGTTGCAAATGATCAAactgttttaatttatattattactaAATGTTAGCAAAACACTAAGCTGAATCTTAAGTTGGggagcatacacacatacacacacacacacatacaaactgaaatgTCAAATAATCAAAATCTATTGCCAATTACATTCAATTACGtgtgaatatatataattttagaaGAATTTTCCCTTGTATGTGTACTGAAAtcatattttacaacaacatacaaacatatactaatacttatatactaccatacctgtatgtatgtaatattgtatttatCAATAATATAGTAATGTGTGTACAGTAATggcatatgtagtatataatgCATGTAATAGTGGACActgaattgttgttgctgcagatATATGAACATAATGTTAgcttatacttatgtatgtatttaacagttatatatatataaatataacacaACAGAGTCAAAGCAAGGCAATTGAAAACTTaatgaaagcaaaacaaataataaaaacaaaattaaaataaaaaagcaagcatTAAAGCaaagtaagcaaatattttaaaaatatgatatctgtataaaaatctgtatgtatgtatatgtagagaGAGGTAACCTGATCTGTAGAAATGAGtaactaaaatacaaaagtgCTAATCagagttaaaaatattaaacaaatataattatattatataaacgaATGCATCGGTTTTTTTCATTAATGCGTTTaggcgcttaaaagtatgctataAAAGAATAAGAAGGGAGTTAGATGATGACGCAAAAAAGTATGCTAAAAAAAGGCTATGAAGAAAGTTAGCTGATGacgcgcttaaaagtatgctacaatATATTGCGCATGAGTTTCGGTTATGCTGTTGTTTAAGGTGGTTTTCgagttcaaaaattaataaaatatacgcAAAAATACACAACTTTCAAgtccaaaaactaaaaaaaaaaataaaaataataatttttttcaaatatcaatCATTTAATATTTACGAGTATCTCCTCAGAAGAATattcgaaatataaatataaaaatataataagtaaCAACCATTTTAATATCAAGTAGAAGCGTCTTTCACAATGGCTTAAGCTCTAATCAACCGATTTACTTcaaaattgacaaaaattttCGCTGCTTTCCTAGCGAAAAGCGAAAAACAAAAGCTGGAATGCAACTGGGAACTCCATATACGAAAGCTGCTCGATGCAATCTAAATTGAATTGGTTCAAATACTCGAATACTGAAAAAAAGGGGGCAACTAAGTAGATATTAGAAGAAATAACCAACTTGAAAGCATCATAAAATGAAGTTTTAATAAgaacgctacaaaagtttttttttttttcttaaaggaAAAACAATTTGGAATACCaaggaaattctttattcctgcgCATAGTACACTTGATGCCGTTATGTACTGCTGAAATTTATCGTTTGATATTTGTAGGCAGTTCTTCAATCCCCGCTGGCTTATTgacatagaccatagacttgacgtagccccacagaaaatagtctaacggcgtcaagtCACACGACCTAGGCGGCTAATTGACTGggtcatttcgtgagataacattCGTGAGAAACTTcgctttcaataaatccactgtgacattcgctgtgttacttgtgtccaagtccatatcacctaattcgggccaaaaatattcggttatcattgagctaTAGTGATTCTCATTCACAGTaatgtgccggtcttgatcatcatggAAGAAGTACCGctcaatgacgccgccggctcataaaccgcaccaaatctTAATTTTATCGGGATCTAATATAGTGCGTGTGGTTTGCTGCCTgcccaataacgcatattttgcttattggcaaagccattcagccagataTGAGCCTCAACGCTGAagataatttttcaatgaaatctgAAACATTTTCAAGTTGTAGCTCAGACCAATTCACgcacatacgacgattctggtgctCAAGCAGCTTCAACTCTTGCATTAATTTGGTCTTGTGAGGATGTAGTACAAGATCTTTTCCCGAAATTCGCAACAACGATGTCACAAAGATGCCCTACGCTTGAGAACGATTTGAGATAGACTAATTTGGgccttcctcaattgatgcgctagcggcagtaatattctcgacactacaggcacttctttgtctcactggcacgggaacattttgtactgtgcctatggattcaaattttttccactagacgctcaattgttgatctgacaggaagATTAAAACGACTATAAAAtgaacgtagcgctcttaaaattGAGgacactgactccgaatttcggtaataaattttaataatttcgacgcGTTGTTGGATCGTctatcttttcatgatgaaatggcaaaccttactgaagagataTATCAAAAGAGCGCAAAAATATGGCATCTTTTAGTAGcgttcctattgaaaaaccccGTTAGATTACAAGAATCATAACTTGAGTTGCAGCCACTTGCAAGCAGCCATAAAAAGTTTTAATCAGATTTTATCTTGatttgaaaagttcagtttgtacaGCGGATTGATACCTTAAAAACTGAGATAATCGCATAATTGCAGACGAGTATGTCTGAATCAACTCAGATCATCAGGacaaacatttatatacatactttatagggtttccGAGGTTTCCTTTTCGGTGATAAAAACTTAACTTCAATTAACACAGCCATTCCCGATGTCACCTCTTATCTAAGTGATTAGTAAATTTCGTGGTAAACGAAAGAGATGATACATTTTCACAATCAAAAATAGGTAAATCAGAgtggattttgtaaaaaatatagtacCTAAGTCATTACCATTTCCTAAAATAGAGAAAGTTCTAGAAAAGGATCTAGAAAAAAAGCGGATTTGAAGAGATGAGTTCGACATATTCAAACCATATGAAATCCACAGTTTGATTAAGCAGCCATTCAGGATAAATGAAAccaatttaaaagttttgaaaacatGATAGAATAATTGAATGTCAGACACTTCCAGACAGTGGTGTAATTATAACACTTTCTCACTTTATCATGCCatcaataattatataatttattaagtgaaaatcttgaaatatctgaacaatatataataataatttgaaagaaaaacgaATATAATAGTGTCAGCAGAGCACACTCTCTATAGCTTAGCCCGAAGAGGTCGAGTTCTGTTGAGAGAGCAATTGCAATAGGCGTAGGATGAGGAACAAGGTACGTCCTTCAGGTTTTCCCCCATCATTTTCCTCCGATGAAGACTCGCTACTGCTACTGTCGCTGTCTGAAGACGAATCACTGTCCGAGGCCGACTCGCTGATGCTCTCGGACGTTTCCTCTACGTCGGGAATTGGCTTTGGAATTCTtgctgtaaaaattaatttttaattaattaaattaattttcaattgcttAATATGACTTACGAGGATTAAGGCTGTACGGTGGGAAAATCAAAGGACCCGGAGCAGGTTCCCCAGGATTTGCGTTTTGGCTGGGTGCAGCGTATACAACACAGAACGCTCCAACAAGAAGAGCGCTACAAATCAGTACTAAGTAGGacttcatttttggagttttcaatgCTCTTCAACGACTATTTCGCAAAATATGTTTGACATTTTAGTGCATTGAACGACGCTTATATAGCAAGTCATAGTAATTAGCCCACCATAGTTCGAGCAGGTAATCAATCATTACTGTTGATAACAAAGTTAGTTGGAAAAACTCAAAGTATTTAGCGTTTAGGTAATGAGAACAAGGCTAAGCAAATAGGAGGCAAGTTCATTAAGGCGTGTTGGCTTATGCAAATGTGGCGGATTTGGAATAATTGCATAAACGTCAAATTcctaatattgtataatatgaTGAGCTGTGAAAGCTTATGAGGTATCAACGTAgagttaaaattattgaaatgtttgAGGACTTATATTTCGGAAATAGCTGGGAACCCTTTTGTCGTAAATGTGAGAGACAGCATTAAAAACAGATAGGGAAAGATAAAAGTTTCGTCCGTTTACTGTGATTGGATTAGAAAAATCAAGCATGATAGAGATATGGATTACGCCAAGTATTTGCCTTTACACAATTGTGACCAAGAACgcagtattaaaataaaagcgTGACATAGTAAGATTAAGAGTGCGAAGAGGCCACGTaaaaaactgttttcaatttaccATATATGCCATTTGACAGTTTTCTCTTTTGCTTCTTCTCATTCTTAAACTCATTAAGTAACGATGGCGCAATtttgtttctatcattcttgagaAAAAAGCAATCTTGCCTCTATTTTACTTAATGGACTACAACAAATCAATCTGAAATTTGCGCTTTTCTCGCTGAGAAGGtattcatttgtcggaaccgccgataaaCTGtaggatatagctgtcatacaaactgaacgattaaaatgaagtccttgtacggaaaacttttttatttgtgaagggtattatagcatcggaagctaacttttttttaatacaaatatttttcaaccttAGGTCACCACGAAAACTTTACTGGATCTACTGAAGTTTGAAAACGGCAGCTACAAAAGAAGTACCCATGATGTACGAGTATCGGAAGGAATTCTCTCTTATTTGatacttttcttcttctttactggagtagatcgcttacgcgattacagccgagttaacaacagcacgccagccgttccttcttttcgcaacgtggcgccaattggaaattcactcttaattcactgaagTATAGCAATGTGCCGACtaatcagctgttgtcatcgttAATGCCTctataccatatagcagggcggGGATGATGAGTAACTTCTAAAGTTTGCGCTTTGTTCGtggagagaagactttactgctcaatttcctactcagttcaaagtagcatctgttggcaagacttattcagcgttggatttcgaggctgacattgtttttgttattaatgctggttccaagatagacgaaattatctacaacttcgaagttatgactttcAACATTGACGGCGGATCGTTTGCAGGCGGGCAAATACGACACATTTTGAGGAGTACTTGGGGTCTGGGACATCGTGCTGTTCTCACCATATATCCGTAGCTTGTTCATGGCCTGTGCCTCTATACACACTGTACGGTGAAAAACAGCCACGACAGTCTTGGGGTcccaaaaactcctctcaattcagcgttgtatgatgcttgcctgtatgtcgcagcATATCAACGGATGCAGGTTCTGTTAGGTGCATCTTCTCTTGACCTCATTGTCCTGTAgctcaggttaagaaggggcttACGTGTGTTAGCGGTGAATGCGTTTAACTGGGAATTAGGGTTAGTTTTTGTATGAGTGGTTTGTGTACGTGATGTGTATATACGGTCCAACACatggccaccagtccagagctgTATGGAAGCTCAAGCGGTAGTAATTTCGACTACGAAGTCTGatcggagacttaattctgctACCACAGGTAGCGGGAGCCCttggaaatttataatttaagaacAAGGCTTATGAATACTGAATGAATATTTACCCCTTCATAACATAACATTTAGTATATTCTCAACTGCATCTTTTGTGGCATTCTAGCTCTCATCTCAGATTGTGCAAAATAACTTGTTATAATATTCAACTTCATTTTTTTAAGGAACACTGTATATTTTATgcttataatttgtttttttatttgctttctcTGATTcacaataatatttacatataatactttcataaagaaaaataaaccaattacaataaactaataaaaaaagttgaatttagtTTCTAAGTGACTTAAGAATCAAAAGGAAGCACCACGTGGCTCTCTTACAAGTGGCGCCTTGACATCTACATCCTGCACACGTGGACTAACATCGTCATCAGAGTCAACagctgaaattaaatttaaataattgctTTTTAAGCAAAGGGCGGTCCAGTCAAGTTGCTGGAAGAAGCTGCGTgaaatagaaaatgaaataaaattctgcacacaaatatacactacGGGTACAGTACTCACAGAACGGGAAGAGGGAATGGAAAAGGGAATGGCGGGAAAGCAGGACCAGTCGAAGTCAAATTTCCTAAGATGTCAAACGTGAGAGCTAAAGATTGAGTAATAGGAATTGTAAATTAGAATCTTCTAGAAAACAAATTATAGTAGTTAGGCAACTCGAATATTATACTTACAGGAGGAAGTATTGACTGGTAAGGTGGTTTCAGTAATATTTCCACTAATGCTGAATTCGAGagctaaaaattaagaaataaaaattcaaaacaagcATGGTCTAGTAGTGAATCTACAATAATTACgcacatatacttgtattagcTCTTAGGAAATCTAATAGGCTGAAGAGTGGAGATTTAATTGGTCTAGGTCCAAGGCTTCGGGGTTCTCCGAACTCCTCTGTAATGTGCATATAAGCATACAGATTTGCAAATacattgcaattaaaattttaagtcaatttacttttttcttgcGCATTTGCCGACGGAGTAAACGCCAATAGAGCCCACAAGGTCGTTATGGCAAAAATCGTTAAGAGATAGAATTTCATTGCTAAAACAGTTGGAACATGCTCACCAAGCTTGACAATTTATACATCTTTCCGTTACAATTTCCGTAGTTTGTGTCGCGCAACACCGTTACCATAATCAATCATTCGAATGATAAATATGACAATTCAAAAACGAAATTCGATATGATgtggaacaaaacaaaaacaagtttgttgacggtggactttaatttttcacacagcacctcgatagaaccttataagcGACGTTGAGAAGACTTATTccacagtagttggcgcagattgtgatcTTCCTATtagtggattgggcagagcacatttaAATTTCATCCATCAGCTGAGCAACGACAAAGTTCCAATTAAGCTTCCGGACAATCCAAATACATGCCCCTAAATTATGACATGCCTTTAAATGTAACTGAATAACAGCAGGATAATTGAAAAGTCGCGGCCtgccatagtaaaacacatatttttggcaaatttggTCTTTTTTATTCAAGGGTGATACACAGATTATAGCGACTGTCCAACTTTTCGaactcatttttgtagtacaatttgttctttgcttcaaaatagaccACAGCTTCGTCAATCACCTCTTCTTCCCAgcaagcattcttttgagaaaTAGTCGCAGAGGCCTAGTTCTGGAGAATATGGTGGATACGAAAACAATTCGAagcaaggtagtcaataaaaattatttcatgcgCTTCCCAAAATGCAGACGCCATAATTTTGCCAACCGACGGCTGCGCTTTTTCACGCTCTGAAGCgtgttcatcgtgtgcagttcaCTCGGATGACTATCGACCGAACTTCGGAATAAAATGATGGAGACATGTTTCATCCATGGTCACATATCGGCGCAAAAACTCTATTTTATTACGCTtcaacatctccaaacactgttTCGAATCATcaaagtgagctcgcgcggcacccTAATTGcccagagctttctcatacccaaatattcgtgaatgatatgatgtacacgttcagttgatatctttacaATGCCTcatatctcgaacaacttcactttatgatgattcgaaattatttgttgggcttttttgatgttttcgtcggtaacaaccaCTTTCGGGCGTCCATTTCGAACATCGTCTTCGGTActccacgtctaaacttagcatactaacccttgatggttgatttttctGGGACAGTGTGCGGAATCTGGTCATCAAGCcaaatttttgcttcaactatatttttccttcagaaagcaatatttttccaaaCACACAAAAATCCTTTTtatcacaataacaaaagttgcttcactcaaaatgacaTAATTCACaaattaatattcatatattttggttttaaaagttattattttgaatacaaaccaataattaacttatttattaagtaaaaaataataactgcaaCTATTGTCAGAAAAAGTTTGCGCACAAACTCCAAACACTTTTCGCCACACCGAATCGCGTCCGTTCCTGTCGACTTCATAGAACCTCCTCACGTTAGTGAAAAGGTCGGTCCACGTATGTAATCAGAACCAAAATACTTTTCACCACAGCTCTCTATATGAATTGATCATCATATTAAAATCTTTGATTGGATTATTGTACTTAAATCGTATGCAATCTTGAAAATATTCCAAATCCTCAATACCATATGCAAACATTAGCTCAAGTGTGAGTAGTTCCTCATATAATATGCACCAATCGACGTTAATGGATTGCGCGCAAGTTTCGAGCAACCAAAAAAATGAACGTGAAAActtgttttgcaaaatttttttctgacaaCTATTGAGGTTATGCGAATAGCCCAGCAGAGTCCAACAATCCATATTCGTAGTGAGAAAAGTGCATGTGCGCTCTTCTGCACTGGGAGGATTATTGCTGTCGATTTCATTTGCATCTACCGTGTCGGCTTCGTCGTCGCTGAGACCATCGAAGAGACGAATTTGATTGAGGCCTCTACGTGGTTGCAAAATTAATGGCTCATCTGAGTTTTTGATCGGTTCCATATCACATTCACTGAAGGCATTAATTGAATGCAACGCAGATACGTCGAGGTCATCGCTTGCCACCAACGTTTCGTCAGGTGGAGCGGGTATAGAGTCCTCTTGATCAGCATCAACAATACGCGGTACCTAAAACGCattaagtaattaatattttttattagaccACTCTATAAATCTTTATATGTACCTGATTATTGATTGTGGCAGCTTCTACATTGTCGGCAGGTATACCGACGACTGCTATTTGCACAGCTTGCAGTCGCTTTAGCGCATCTGTCTCCAGCTTCTTCACGTAGCTCTTCTCATAATTATCATATTTTGTCTTGAATTCTAGCTCCTCAATGAGTTCCTCTTCCTCAATGGATGCCAACCACTTGTCTTCGCTTATATTGAAATCAGCCTTCTTGTTGCCAATATCATGCTTAACACGATCTTTATTGTCGTTCGATGGTCGAAATATGCCGACGCAGTTGCGTTCTTTAGTGCACGCCAAACGCCGTACCATCAACTGCCATTTGTGAGCCTTAAAATATTCCTTCAAGTCTTTTGAGTGCACATATGGCGCTACAGTGCGTTGCATGTGATCGACACGCATAAATTCTGGTATCTTGAAGGCTGCGTTCGCACCAACATTGGAACAATAGAGTAAAATGCGTTTGAAGTATGAATGAGCTGGGGTTAGACTGGGTGGAAATATAATTGTTCCACCGCGTTCTGTTGGATTTGCGGTATTGAGTTCATCCAAAAATTGTTGGAATATGCGATGCATGTTGGTGACTTTGGAATCATTTTCCGCTGTCGCGCCTTTGTCGGTAAGCGCTGCTTGTTCCAATTTTGTGTGCTGTTCCTCTTCCATTTCCTCCAGCAGTTGTGTAGTGCTTTGACATTGCTTGTATTGTCGACAGAAATTCGAGTTATAATGCGAAACTATAACCTTGCGCATTTCGATGTACTCTACCCAATCCTCCCATACAAATAGTAGCGGCGGTGGTGTGATGCTGGCATTTGCGCTACGCCCTTCTTCAGATAGATTCTGCAGGCACTGATTGGTTTTTCTGGCTGCACGCGATATTAATTTCTCAGTATGCCCATCGAGACCAAATAGCAATTTGAAAACCAATATTATATAAGCCATAGCACGTGCTTCATATGCTGGATAAACATAATCGACACGTGTACGCATTTGTGGTGGCAGTAAGTTGATCAAACGCTCTACATAGGCTGTTATATCGGAAGGTAGATTTAGTT contains the following coding sequences:
- the LOC105223651 gene encoding allatostatin-A, producing MSTHQHTIQRTLYAPTLLLATSAAFLALIAYADAKSTGIVLTQQQQQQPNTLLSEIDNDDMRDNDLGDGANYDKRMERYAFGLGRRAYTYTNGGNGMKRLPVYNFGLGKRARPYSFGLGKRGEYDEDQYIDDLLNGNANEMAFFDEKRNRPYSFGLGKRSLQEPPPHRYGFGLGRR
- the LOC105223652 gene encoding clumping factor B translates to MKSYLVLICSALLVGAFCVVYAAPSQNANPGEPAPGPLIFPPYSLNPPRIPKPIPDVEETSESISESASDSDSSSDSDSSSSESSSEENDGGKPEGRTLFLILRLLQLLSQQNSTSSG
- the LOC125776274 gene encoding uncharacterized protein LOC125776274, with the translated sequence MKFYLLTIFAITTLWALLAFTPSANAQEKKEFGEPRSLGPRPIKSPLFSLLDFLRANTSISLEFSISGNITETTLPVNTSSSLTFDILGNLTSTGPAFPPFPFPFPLPVLFFQQLDWTALCLKSNYLNLISAVDSDDDVSPRVQDVDVKAPLVREPRGASF
- the LOC105223653 gene encoding TATA box-binding protein-associated factor RNA polymerase I subunit B — translated: MQDGDELTNNTNLVCKVCGERQFTLREGFFYCQECGTKQEQVRAVEVEQDEDFLEGKRQKKIKLQTLKAEKPNLTSWECYNYILRGLVNDLLSFGAKEELKLMTLQLWSAYLRRNEVAFFSRKRVELPKLGVRYLQRDASALYNHALQRRALKRKRRRTDDSGTSVVSSDSVSTREFRKNRRKLDESSYSLHSSMNSTDVSLTSRSSANTSSTGTTGRAIKLQFSARARKQLKKMMPAKHIEKHALDSEGNLKCHNVKPLARSISRADHALLTMNTRQIFTILAIALNLIGDDIQLCDLVRFIDEEHVSTKNVLPYFPENIAPHCKKMLQEIEFYKFPTKYTDKALRDHVELLSKFINIKSYNQPDLIKLTERYATELNLPSDITAYVERLINLLPPQMRTRVDYVYPAYEARAMAYIILVFKLLFGLDGHTEKLISRAARKTNQCLQNLSEEGRSANASITPPPLLFVWEDWVEYIEMRKVIVSHYNSNFCRQYKQCQSTTQLLEEMEEEQHTKLEQAALTDKGATAENDSKVTNMHRIFQQFLDELNTANPTERGGTIIFPPSLTPAHSYFKRILLYCSNVGANAAFKIPEFMRVDHMQRTVAPYVHSKDLKEYFKAHKWQLMVRRLACTKERNCVGIFRPSNDNKDRVKHDIGNKKADFNISEDKWLASIEEEELIEELEFKTKYDNYEKSYVKKLETDALKRLQAVQIAVVGIPADNVEAATINNQVPRIVDADQEDSIPAPPDETLVASDDLDVSALHSINAFSECDMEPIKNSDEPLILQPRRGLNQIRLFDGLSDDEADTVDANEIDSNNPPSAEERTCTFLTTNMDCWTLLGYSHNLNSCQKKILQNKFSRSFFWLLETCAQSINVDWCILYEELLTLELMFAYGIEDLEYFQDCIRFKYNNPIKDFNMMINSYRELW